The window CAGGTGACAACGTCAAGATGCAGGTGACCTTGATCGCGCCGATCGCGATGGAAGAGGGCCTGCGCTTCGCCATCCGCGAAGGCGGCCGCACCGTCGGCGCCGGCGTGGTCGCCAAGGTCGTGAAGTAGGGGGGTGAGTATCGCGTTTGCAATTAGGCCAGTACCTCAATTGGGCGAGCCGGAAAAAGAAATTGATCCAGTGAATCAATTCCCTGGCGCGCGCCTCGCCAGGGAGGGCGAGGCCGGAGCTTCAGGCATAGATTGTATGTCGCCATGGATGGCTTGCATGGTAGTTAAACGTAGGCCAGTAGCTCAATTGGCAGAGCAGCGGTCTCCAAAACCGCAGGTTGGGGGTTCAAGTCCCTCCTGGCCTGCCATATTCGCGACGGCCCGGACGGAGACAATTATTTCCGCCACGGCGCTGACTGATAATTATCGCGCGGTGGCAGATGGCGACTAAAACCGAGACGCAAGGCTCGGCGCTGGATACCGCCAAGCTTGCGCTTGCGGCATTGCTGGTGACCGCTGGCGTTATCGCGTTCTACTGGTACGCGGAGCAGTCCACGCTTTATCGCGTGCTGGGTTTGCTGGCGGTTACCGGTATCGCGGTCGCGATTGCCTGGAGCACGGCGAAAGGCCGTAGCATCGCGAGTTTTTTGCAGGATTCGCGCACCGAAGTGCGCAAGATGGTGTGGCCCAGCCGTGCCGAGACCATGCAGACGACGCTGGTTGTGTTTCTGGTGGTGATTATTGTCGGGATATTTTTGTGGCTGCTGGATATGTTGCTGGGCTGGCTGATCCAGCTCGTGATTGGCGTCTGAGGTTGCCAATGGCGCTGCGCTGGTACGTCGTTCACGCTTACTCCGGTTTTGAAAACCAGGTCAAGCGCGCATTGCTGGAACGCATCGAGCGTTTCGGCATGCAGGATCGGTTCGGCGAGATTCTGGTGCCGATGGAGGAAGTTGTGGAAATGCGGGAAGGACAGAAGCGGCGCAGCGAGCGCAAGTTCTTTCCCGGATACGTGCTGGTGCGGATGGATATGAGCGACGAGACCTGGCACCTTGTTAAAGAGGCGCCCAAGGTGCTGGGCTTTATCGGCGGCACGTCGGACAGACCCGCGCCCATTTCTGACCGGGAAGCGGAGGCGATTCTGCAACGCATTCAGGAAGGAGTAGACAAGCCGCGGCCCAAGGTATTGTTCGAGCCGGGCGAGGTGGTGCGGGTCGCGGACGGACCATTCAACGATTTTAACGGCGTGGTCGAAGAAGTGAACTACGAGAAAAGCCGGCTGCTGGTGGCCGTCCAGATTTTCGGTCGTTCGACGCCGGTCGAACTGGAGTTCAGCCAGGTGGAAAAGTCTTGATCGGCGGATGCTGCATGCCGGCTACGCGGATGCGTGCAAGCGATCGATTGTTGTCCCCGCACGCGCGGTGTGTAGGAGCATAAATGGCAAAGAAAGTTGAGGCGTATATCAAGCTGCAGGTGCCCGCGGGGCAGGCTAATCCCAGTCCCCCGGTAGGCCCGGCGCTGGGCCAGCGTGGCCTGAACATCATGGAATTCTGCAAGGCGTTCAACGCGCAGACGCAGAATGTCGAGCAGGGCATGCCGTTGCCGGTGGTGATTACTGCGTATTCGGATCGCAGTTTTACGTTTGTCACCAAGACGCCGCCCGCGTCCGTGTTGCTTAAGAAAGCCGCGGGTATTGCCAAGGGCAGCGGCAAACCGAATACGAATAAGGTGGGCAAGGTTGATCGCGCGCAGATCGAAGAGATCGCGAAAACCAAGATGCCGGACCTGAACGCTGCCGATCTCGAGGCCGCCGTGCGCAGCATCGCGGGCAGCGCGCGCAGCATGGGGCTGGAGGTCGAAGGATTCTGATTATGGCAAGAGTTTCCAAACGCATGCGCGCCATGCGGGACAAGATCAAGCCGGGTAATCAGTATTCGCTCGAGGAGGCGTTGCAGCTAATCAAGAACACGAGTTCGGCAAAGTTTGCTGAATCGGTGGATGTCAGCCTGAATCTTGGCATCGACCCGCGCAAGTCCGATCAGATGGTGCGCGGCTCCACCGTGCTGCCGCACGGCACGGGCAAGAGTGTGCGTGTGGCCGTGTTTGCCCAGGGCGACAAGGCGCAGGCCGCCACGGACGCCGGCGCGGACATCGTCGGCATGGACGATCTCGCCGCACAGGTGCGGGCCGGCAAGCTGGATTTCGATGTGGTTATCGCCGCGCCGGAAGCGATGCGGGTAGTCGGGCAGCTTGGCCAGATCTTGGGCCCGCGCGGCCTGATGCCCAATCCCAAGGTTGGCACAATTACGCCGGACGTGGCGCAGGCGGTGCGTAACGCCAAGGCCGGGCAGGTGCGATACCGCGCGGACAAGGGCGGCATCATTCATTGCAGCATTGGCACCGTCGGTTTTGACGTGAATGCGCTACAGGAGAACCTGGGCGCGCTGGTGGCGGATCTGATCAAGGCGAAGCCTGCCACGTCCAAGGGTGTTTATCTTAAAAAGGTAACCCTGTCATCGACCATGGGGCCGGGTATTGCCGTGGATCAGAACCAGCTGTCCAGTCAGTAAACGCGCGGCAGGCGCGCGTTCGGCACGTACGGCGCACGCCAGATGAATCAATAACAGAGGTTTTGAAACGTGGCATTGAGTCTGACGGAAAAGCAGCAGATCGTCTCGGAAGTCGCTGCCGTGGCCGCCGATGCGCATTCGGCGGTCGCCGCCGAATATCGGGGTCTGTCGGTCGA of the Gammaproteobacteria bacterium genome contains:
- the tuf gene encoding elongation factor Tu (EF-Tu; promotes GTP-dependent binding of aminoacyl-tRNA to the A-site of ribosomes during protein biosynthesis; when the tRNA anticodon matches the mRNA codon, GTP hydrolysis results; the inactive EF-Tu-GDP leaves the ribosome and release of GDP is promoted by elongation factor Ts; many prokaryotes have two copies of the gene encoding EF-Tu), whose amino-acid sequence is GDNVKMQVTLIAPIAMEEGLRFAIREGGRTVGAGVVAKVVK
- the secE gene encoding preprotein translocase subunit SecE; translated protein: MATKTETQGSALDTAKLALAALLVTAGVIAFYWYAEQSTLYRVLGLLAVTGIAVAIAWSTAKGRSIASFLQDSRTEVRKMVWPSRAETMQTTLVVFLVVIIVGIFLWLLDMLLGWLIQLVIGV
- the nusG gene encoding transcription termination/antitermination protein NusG; the encoded protein is MALRWYVVHAYSGFENQVKRALLERIERFGMQDRFGEILVPMEEVVEMREGQKRRSERKFFPGYVLVRMDMSDETWHLVKEAPKVLGFIGGTSDRPAPISDREAEAILQRIQEGVDKPRPKVLFEPGEVVRVADGPFNDFNGVVEEVNYEKSRLLVAVQIFGRSTPVELEFSQVEKS
- the rplK gene encoding 50S ribosomal protein L11, which codes for MAKKVEAYIKLQVPAGQANPSPPVGPALGQRGLNIMEFCKAFNAQTQNVEQGMPLPVVITAYSDRSFTFVTKTPPASVLLKKAAGIAKGSGKPNTNKVGKVDRAQIEEIAKTKMPDLNAADLEAAVRSIAGSARSMGLEVEGF
- the rplA gene encoding 50S ribosomal protein L1, which gives rise to MARVSKRMRAMRDKIKPGNQYSLEEALQLIKNTSSAKFAESVDVSLNLGIDPRKSDQMVRGSTVLPHGTGKSVRVAVFAQGDKAQAATDAGADIVGMDDLAAQVRAGKLDFDVVIAAPEAMRVVGQLGQILGPRGLMPNPKVGTITPDVAQAVRNAKAGQVRYRADKGGIIHCSIGTVGFDVNALQENLGALVADLIKAKPATSKGVYLKKVTLSSTMGPGIAVDQNQLSSQ